The sequence below is a genomic window from Desulfobulbus oligotrophicus.
TTCCGCGAGGTTTCGTAACAAGTTCGTGCGGTTTCTCTGGGAACTCGAGGGTTTTTTTGATCGTCAGAGTGTGCTGCAGTTTCTCCGTGAAGGCCCGGTTCAGGAGTTAATGACCTTGGGACGGGATGTGTCCTGCTATCAGCAGCGCTATGTGTTTGAGGTGCTCGCCGCCTTTAACAGGACGCATCGACCGGCACTTGATCAGGAGCTGGAGACAGAGAGCCAACCTCTGGATGAGGCAGCTTTTCTCCATTTTGTCGGGGCTGGCCAGCCGTCCTTATTGCATCTCACCAGATATATCTACCGGACGTATGCCGACCTGCTCAGGGAGGAGATGCAACGGGCTCAGGACGATATCTCCACTGCGGATCGCCGGCAGCGTGAGGAAGCCTTGCAGGCCTATACCCGTAAAATGGCGAAGTTGAGCCAGCAGGACAGTATCGCCCGGTTGCTGCAGCCTTCGAACAACCCGGAGCTTCGAAATCCGGCGGTCCCGTATGATGACAGTATGCCGGCATTACTCTATCTGACACCTCCCGAGTTGCTCACCCGCCTTGCCTCCATGCACTCAAGTTCACGTTTCACGTTGAATTTAAGTAACTGCACAGTACAGGACGCACTGGAGTTACTGTACGACTGCCAGGGGAAAATAACGCATGTCGAGGTGTTCAATCTCAAGGATTCGGTTTACGGCATGACGGCGCTTGCCTCAATACGAGATAGTGGTTTCTCGGGTGAGGCTGTGGATATTGTCAGTCCGGAACGAAATTACAGGTTGATCTACGAACTGCAAAAAGCACTCAACGAAGACAATGTCATTGCTCTTAAGCGTGTGATCCGTACCATTATCTGGAATTATGAACAGGCTCGCCTGGCAGTGGAAAAGCGATGTGAAGAGCTGGACGGGCAATCGGACGAGACAGCACTCTCTGCCAGGATCCGGGAAGAACTGACCGATATGAACGAGCGCAAGGATGCTTTGCTTGCCATTCTGTTTGATATCGCCTCCTTTCACAGCCTGTACGGCAAACGTTATCTTGGTTCCCGCATCGGGTCAGGCTCCACCGGTCAAACCAGATTGCACCATGGTATGGGGTTGATCGTGCTTGACACGCTCCCAAAGCGAGCATTGCGGCAGGTTGTTCAAAAACATACCCAGGGAACACCCAAGCTCCTGCCGGTCAGTGCCGGGATGATTCACCATTATCATCTTCGCTGTAACCCGAAAAAGACGTTTCCCTGGTACAGGCGATTGGTTGGAGCCGAACAGCAAAGCTATCGAAACGGGGAGCATCGGTGGGACACCTGGAGTCTGGATCGGTTTGAGGTGCATCCCGGATTTGACGGCAATGTTGCCACCCTTGGCGGAATTCGTTCTGAGACGGTTGCTGATACCCGGTTGCCTGCAAAAAGAACATTCAACCGTAAAGGGCCGTCACATCGTTATCTGAACACCCACCTCTGTAATGTCCTGAAGATTACTGTTGGTTTCATCCCCGCCTTTTTAACATTCTTCCTGATTCAAGACTGGTGGGTGCTTGCCTACCTTGGTGCTTTTATCTGGTTTGGTATCACCGGCACCCGGAATATCATCCAGTCTATTTTAGGTGGAGGCGGTCTGAGACGCTCGCCGCTGTTACCATGGGATTCTCTGGTCAGCTGGAGTCGTGTTGCCGACTCGTTGTTTTTTACAGGCTTTTCAGTCCCTCTGCTTGATTACCTGGTCAAAACCGTGCTGTTGCAGCAGGCTTTAGGTATCACGACCACCACCAATCCGGTGGCGTTGTACTCGATAATAGCACTTGCCAATGGTGTCTATATTTCAGCGCATAATGTTCTCCGCGGTTTACCGCGCAGTGCCATCATCGGTAATTTTTTCCGGTCAGTCCTGTCGATTCCCCTTGCTCTTCTCTTCAATTTCGGCCTGGCATCGGTTCTCCATTTGGCCATGATTCCCGGTGTCGAGGAGGGCCTGCAGAAGTGGGCCGCTATTATCTCTAAACTGGCCTCTGACTGTGTGGCCGCTGTGATCGAAGGGTTTGCCGATCGGGAGAACAACGTCCGGATTCGTCTGGCTGACTACCATAACAAGCTTTCGCAGTTGTTTTCCGCCTATGCCCGGCTGGATGTTCTGTTTCCGGATGCGGATGCCCTCGATTTACTCCAGTCGCCGAAATCACTGATCTCTGCCATACAAAAAGAAGCAGGTGACCTGACAAACGTGTTCATGGTCAATGCGCTGGACCTGATGTATATCTGGTTGCACCAACCCAGGGCGCGTAAGGCGTTGCAGCAGATCGTTGTCACGATGTCTGCGGAGGAGTGGCTGATTTTTTACCGTTCGCAATTAATTCTCCAGCGACACCGGGAGATCAGCCAGGTTATTGTTGACGGTCTGTTCGGTCGGAATTTTGCTAAAACCCTTGCCTTTTACCTTGACCGTTCGGATGTCTATCTCAAGGATATGCTTGAGCTGGGTGTGTTTCGTGAAAAGTATCTTCGTAAACACCGAACAGTTGCCATGGCCTGATCCGGCTCTCTCTTCTACGGTTCAGCAAACGCCGACCGTTCCTCGTTAAAAAAGCTGTCAGTCGTGTCCGGCCGATTCTGCAGGTGAGGAAATCGTGTTGACAGTACACGGCGGATTGGGTAATCGGGAATAAAAAGAACGAGTCCCTGCTCAACAGCGATTGGCTGCAAAACTGTCCCGCTGACTGCTCAATCAACCTCTGGTTCTCTTGACTGTCAGGAATACCGGCTCTGAATGGTTGACAGAAAATCTTGGGAAGGTCATTATCCTGAGATATACCTGCTTAGATTTCCGGGGCTCTGCTCTGGATGAGCATGTTGAGGTTTGACCGAAGGTGTAAGGCAGGCATGTTTTGAGCAGAGATTTGATTTTCTTCCGGCCTGTGCAGGGAAAGAAGAACGGTAATTGCCGCCTGCTGAACAACCATGCACCATATTGGTTCTGAGCCGTTAAGCACGAAACATGTGCAGTCAGTCCGTACCGAAGTCCACACATACCGAAGGACCTGTAACAACCAGCAACCTACCAGCCATCCGGCAATGACCCAATCCTCACCACCCCGATTCCGGTTTTTATATCGTATCTATCGTTTTTATCGAGATGGGTTTAGCGAGATGACTGTTGGCTATACTCTCTGGAAAATTATTTTTCTCAAACTGTTTATATTATTTGCAGTTTTTAAAGTTTTTTTCTTTCCTGATTTTCTGGCGGTCAACTTTGCAACTGATGCGCAGCGAGCGGATCATGTGCTTGAACAGTTGACCCGGGAAGTTCTTGGCAGCACTAACCTTGGTAAAGGAGAGGCACCATGATTGAAAATCTCGACCTGGGAATGGTCAACTGGGCACGGGCACAGTTTGCTCTGACCGCAATGTATCATTGGCTCTTTGTCCCGCTGACCCTGGGGCTCAGCTGGATCATTGCGTTTTATCACACCATCTATGTAAAAACCGGCAGCGAAGACTGGAAGCGACTGACCAGATTCTGGATGAAGCTGTTTGGTATCAACTTCGCCATTGGTGTGGCTACCGGCATTATTTTAGAGTTTGAGTTCGGGACAAACTGGTCGAACTATTCCTGGATGGTTGGTGACATCTTCGGTGCACCGCTGGCCCTTGAGGGGATCTTTGCTTTTTTCCTTGAGGCCACCTTTTTTGCAGTGATGTTTTTCGGCTGGAATCGTGTTTCCAAAGGATTTCACCTCTTTTCCACATGGATGGTGGCGCTCGGGTCCAGTCTTTCCGCAGTGTGGATTCTGGTTGCCAATGCATGGATGCAGTATCCGATCGGGCAGGCATTCAATCCGGATACGGCCCGCTTCGAGATGCAGAACTTCTTTGAGGTCGCTTTTTCCCCCTATGCGGTGAATAAATTTACACATGCCACCAGCTCTTCCATGATCGTCGGGGCGCTGTTCGTGGTTTCGATTTCATCCTGGTATCTGCTGCGTGGCCGCCATGTCCTCATGGCCAGACGTTCGATTATGGTTGCCGCCACCTTGGGGCTTCTTGCCTCAATTTTTACAATATTCAACGGTGACGAGTCGGCGTATGAGATCGCACAGGTACAGCCGATGAAGCTGGCCGCTTTTGAGGGCCTGTATGAAGGTGAGACAAACGCCGGTGTTGTGGCAATCGGTCTCATCAACACGGCAAAAAAGGTGTATGATAACCAGGATCCTTTCATCGGTTTTAATCTCCATATTCCCGGTATTCTGTCCTTGATGGCAAATCGATCGTTTAATTCGTACGTGCCGGGGATGAAAGATCTGGTCTATGGCAACACTGAGCATAATATCCTTGGTACGGCGCAGAAGATGGAGCTCGGTAAACAGGCTGTGGCCAGTCTTGATGCCTACAAACAGGCCAGGAAAGCAGACGATACGGCTGCAGCAGAGGTGCACCTGGCGGCATTCAACGAGAACAAGGAGTTTTTGGGGTACGGGTATCTGAAAAAACCCGAAGAAGCCGTGCCTCCAGTGGCCCTTTCTTTTAATGCTTTTCATATCATGGTCGGGCTCGGAACTCTTTTCCCCCTGCTTTTTATTGGTTTTCTCTACTACTCTTTTAAGAAGACGCTGGCTGAGAAGAAATGGCTGCTTGGTCTGGGGACCATCACCTACATCCTCGGACTGATTGCTTCCCAGTCCGGATGGGTTGTGGCAGAGGTGGGACGTCAGCCCTGGGCGATTCAGGGGCTCTTGCCTGTTACTGTGGCCCGAACCAACCTGAGCGTCGGCACTGTACAGACCACCTTTGCTATGTTCCTGGTTCTTTTTACCCTGCTGCTCGTAGCAGAGATCGCCATCATGGTCAAACAGGTCAACATCGGACCGGAGGAGGATTGATATGATCGAGCAACTTGAATATTCGACTTTACAGCATCTTTGGTGGCTACTCTGTTCTGTTACCGGTGCCCTGTTTCTTTTTCTGACCTTTGTTCAGGGGGGACAGAGTCTGCTGTGGCAGGTTGCAAAAAACCAGACTGAAAAAGATCTGATCATCAACTCTTTGGGACGAAAGTGGGAGTTGACCTTTACAACGCTGGTCGTTTTCGGCGGCTGCCTGTTTGCCTCGTTCCCAAAATTTTATTCCACATCTTTCGGTGGTGCCTACTGGGTGTGGATTCTGATTCTTTTCACCTTCATCATCCAGGCGGTCAGCTACGAATTCAGAAGAAAACGGTGGAACATCTACGGTAGCCTGACCTATGAAGGATTTCTCTTCATAAACGGAACAGCCAGCCTGCTCCTGATCGGTGCGGCTGTCGGCACTTTTTATACCGGTGCAAACTTTACACTGGATTCCAATAACTTCGTTACCTGGACCCATCCGCTGCGTGGTCTTGAGGCTGCTCTCAGCCTTTCAGTTGCCTCGGTGTTCAACATCGCCCTGGGCCTGTTTCTGGTCTTCAATGCCCGCACCCTGGGAGCAATGTACCTGGTGAATAATCTGGAGCTTGGCGAGGTGCCGGAAATGGAAGGTCGGTTGCGCAGGGCGAGTTTGCAGAACTTTTCGGTCGCGCTGGCTCTCTGCCTTCTTATTGTTGTTTCTCTTCTGTTTATGCGTGGGTACGGCATTGTTGATGCCAAGGGTACGATTGAGATCGTGAGTTTTAAGTTCCTGCGTAATCTACTGGCCAATCCATGGTTACTGGTGATGTTAGTGGCAGGATTGGGTCTGTTGATTGTCGGTGTTTGGAAAACCGCTAAAACGCAGCAAACCGGTGGCATATGGTATGGTGGCCTGGGAACCGTATTGATCGGCCTGACGGTTCTGCTCCTGCCGGCCTATAACAACACCTCCTTTTATCCGTCGAAGGTTGACCTGCAATCCAGTCTGACGATATACAATGCCTCGTCCAGCCCGTATACGCTGAAGGTGATGACCTACGTTGCCTTGGCAATCCCTTTTGTGCTTGGGTACATTATCTACGTTTGGTGGCTTTTGAATCGCGAAAAGGTGAAGATCGAGGATATCAGTGACCATGCTGCCTATTAAATGGTATTCTCTGCTGTTGTAGAAAATCTACGAGAGGTTTGACCAATCTGTTTGCCTGTTCAGGAGGTATGGCATGATGAGCATCGTTTTATCTGTTACCTGGGTAATGGTACTGGCTGCCGGTTACTTGCTGGCTGTTCGTTTTCTGAAAAAGACAGATCTGTTGTGATCGCCCTCAAAACGTATCTGAGCGTGACCGGCCTTGTCGGCTGTGGTCACCAGTGGGCAGGTGCGGAGTATAGCGGCACATGATACCGTGTTGAAAATTACTGTTGATCCGGCGGCACTGAACATGTGCCGACAGGCGAGTCATTTTTCAGGGCGTGCATAAAACCAGACAGGGGCAATGGGGTTGGAGAAATATATGCAACGGATGGTCGGCGTAATTTTGGTGGTGTTCTTCAGTTTGACCGGGACTGCCCTGGCAGTGAAACAACCGGTCGTGGCTGACTTGTCTACCACCAAAGTGTTGGATTTGAAGACAGCGCAGGCCCTGGCTCTGGCTGGTAATCCTGATATGGCGGCGGCACTGACGCGGATTGAACAGGCCAGGGCCAGGGTTCAACAGGCGATGGCTGCCTGGTGGCCGAGTCTTGATGTCAGCGCCTCCGGCTCCAGACAGCGGTTATCCGACAGAGCATATGATAACAACAGGCTCTTCGCTCGACAGTTGGGCATGACGGTCGATCAGACTGATTCGATCTATCAGTCGGGAGTTGAGGCAACATGGCTGTTGTTTGACGGGTTTTATCGAACGTTTAAGGAACAGCAGGCGCAGTATGATGAACAGGCGGCAGATGCCGGTATGATTGACAGTCAGCGTCTGCTGGTCGCAGCAACAGCCGAGGCCTTTCTCAATGCCCAGCTTGCCCAGACCTTTATTGACATTAACCGTGCTGATGAAACCTTTTACACCCAGCAGCTTGAGGATGCTCAGAACCGTTTCAAGATCGGCGCCGGGCCCTGGGGAGATGTTTTAAACATCCGGGTGCAGGTCAACTCAGCAAAGAACAGTCTGATCCGATCTCAGCGCGAATTTGAGGCTGCGGGGTATGGACTGGCGGCACTGTTAGGATTGCCGGAAGCCACCTTGCCGCCGCAGCTTCGTTTGGCTGCTCTGGATCAGGGCGCGACCCCTCCGGCCGTGACCCAGAGTCCGGAAGTGCTGATACAGGAGGCTTTAGCCAAACGTCCTGATGTCCGGCGTCTGGAGATGGTGGTGAAACAGACGGAGGCCTCCATGGGCATGTCCAGGGCACCTTTGTATCCCAAGGTCCGGCTGGCCGGTTCGGTTCAAGGTGCCCGTGAAGGGAGTGCCGGCTTATCCAGCCACGACTTTGGAAGCACTGTGGGGATGAATATGAGTTGGAATCTCTATGCAGGCGGTGCTGATAAAGCGCGGATGATTGAGGCCGAAGAGGCGAAGAGAGAGGCAGTGTATACCCTTGCAGGTGTGCGCAATACAGTCGCATCAGAGATCAGGCAGGAGCTGGCGATGCTGGCTGCTGCCGATGAGCAGTTACGTTTGCAGCGGGAGACGGTGAAACTCGTTGAAGAAAATCGAGATCTGGCAAGAAATGAGTATGAGGCCGGAGAGTCCCCGCTGATACGGTTAAACGAGGCCCAGCGCGATCTGGTCGCCACCCACAGCCGTCTGGCTCAGGCTCTGGTCGCCTGTCAGCTGGCAGAACAGCGTTTGGCGGCGGTTACCGGTCGCAACCTGGAGGAATTCGCACGTAGCAGCAGGGCGGGCAATGACGAAGATCGGTAGACTTGACGTGGTGGTGGAGCCGGCGGTTATTGATGCCAACGGGCACGTTAATAACGTGCAGTACGTGCAATGGATCCAGGACGCAGCTTTGGCCCATTCCGCTCAACTTGGGTGGCCCTATGAACGATATACTTCAATTGGCCGCACCTGGATTGTTCGTTCACATACCATTGAGTACTATCATTCAGCCTATGTTGGCGATGAACTCACCATTCTGACCTGGGTCAGCAGCCTGCACAAAATCCGATCGTTACGCAAATACAAGTTCTTCCGGCCTGCAGACGGCAGCCTTTTGGCTGTCGCCTCCACGCTTTTTATATTCTGCGATCTGCAGACCGGCAAGCCGGTTTCCATACCCCAGGAGATTCAGGCGGTGTATACGGTGCTTGACGTTGCCGATGAACCCTGATCCTTTCACTTCTCTGCTGATAACTGCACAAACGAAGAGTCCGGAATATTTGGTGCAAAGAAATTACGGAACTGAATAATCCCCTGACGATCGGCAATGATGATGGTTGGTACGCCCTGGAGGCCGTATTTACCCGCAATGGTGCCGGAACCGTCGAAATATGCTCTGTAGGTCATACCGGTTTTGCGGACAAAGTTTTGTGCCCGCTCAACAGTGTCATTGAAACCAACGTTAACAGCGACAAATTCCATGCCGCGCTGTTGGAACTTGTCGGCCAGGGCATTGATTTTCGGGACTTCAGACTTGCAGGTCTGGCACCAGGATGTCCAGAAGACGAGCATGATGGGTTTGGTGCCGATGCTGTCTTGTAAATCATAGGACTCACCATTGAGATCGATTCCCTTGAACGGGATCAGTGGTTCCCCCACTTGTGCCGCCCACACAGGCGTAGAGAGGAAAAGAAGAAGGCACAGTCTGACGATGGTTCGGATAAGGATGTTGTTCATAATGATTCCGGACAGGAAGAAACTGAAGGATGCAGCCGTGATCGCTCAGAGAAACAGCGCACCGGCTTTGATGAAAAAATATTGGGCAATGACAAGCATACCTATCCCTATGGTTTTCTTGATGGTCACCATCCATGATCCCGAGCGGGGCAGGGAGGTCAGGAAGCTTGAAAAGGTACCCACACCGACGAGCAGGACACCCATTCCCAGGGAAAATACAAAGAGCAGTAACCCTCCGGTCAGCATGCTCTGCGATGAGGCTGTATAAATTAACAGGCTCCCCAGGATGGGAGTGGTACAGGGGCCGGCCACCAGAGCTGAAGACATGCCGGCAATGAAGAGGCCGACGAATCCGATCCGTTTTGAGAGAAGTGAGCCCGGCAATGTCGGTAACTGGACCGCGTCGAGCATGACCAGACCAAAAAACAGGATCACATTTCCCACGATCAGGAAGGTCCAGGGGTTGGTGTTGATGCTCCCAAAAAAGCTGCCGGTAGCGGCGGCAAAGATACCAAGTGCCGCATAGGTGCAGGCCATACCGGCTACATAGATCAGTGAAAGGGAAAAACCCCGCCATTTGGAGCCGCCGACATTTGCATGACCAATGATCCCGGCGGTTATGGGAATCATCGGGTAGATGCAGGGTGTCAGGCTGGCGAGAATGCCGCCGGCAAAGGCAAGGAAGAGCGAAATCAACAGGGATGACTGCAGGTATGTATCAAACTGCCCTATTAAGATATCCATGATCTGTTTTTTATCTTTTGATGAGAGTGCCTCTCAAGGATAATCCGCGCAACCAGGAAGTAAAGGGGGAAGTTCATTGTCAGGCAGTGCGGAAATGCCGCCCATCTTTTGAACAGTCATTACCTGTCGGAACCCGGGTTTCATACTTGCCGGCGGTTATGCCTGGACAGATTCGGCTGATCCGATCAAGGCGGCACCTATGGCATTGCCAACCTCGTAGTGCTTCGGAAAGGTGGCCGTTGTTCCCAGGCGTGCAGCAACGTTGGGGAGAAAGCAGCGGGCTGCCGCGCCGATGGCGATGATCGGTAGTTTAAGTTCAAAACGAACGGAAAAAAGGTCATTATCCAGGCGGTTGAGAAAGTGAGCGCTGTTGCCTTCTACCCAGATAGAACGGGCAAGATAGGTTAAGATGGCCTTTTCTATGGCAGTTTCGGTCTTTTCGATCACCCGTCGGCAGAAGTCTGTGGTGTCAGTCCCGACTGTGCCACCCAAAAGACGAGCAGCCTGTCGGCTTACTCCGGCATTACCGATCTGAAGTAGTCCTAAGGCATGGAGAGCGTCAGTGGGGGTGAATCCGGCAACAGTGATGTGCTGGAGAAACAACAGGCGTTCCAGGCGTTTTTCGAGAAGGATGCCGCGAATACCTGTCTGATCCGCTAGAGTACGCGGTGTGGCCGGACCATGTGTTGCAAGAAAGCTGAGCAGCACATCTTGTGCAATCAGCTCGCGGCTGAGACCCTTTACCGGCAGCACGAGGGTATCGTCTCCGCCGGTCAGCCACTGCCCGGGGTCGGGCAGGTCCATTGTCATGGCCAGGGGATGGACACGTGTGGTCGTTAAGGAGACTGTCCTGTCGGGTCCGCACAGGACATGTGTGTCACCACCGATACCGGCGGTGTACATGTCCACTGCTTCAACATGGGTCTGCCATTGGCCGATGGTACAGCCGTCTTTGCTCAGCAGAGGCTGACCGTCTTTTATTAAACAGACATCCGTGGTGGTGCCGCCGACATCGACCACAAGTGCTGAACGCAAACCGCTGGTGGTTCCAAAGCAGGCGGTTGCCGCCGGTCCGCTGGCCATGGTGATGGCGGCACGGTCAGCTATGTGCTCAAGAGCTTCACCTTTGCCGTTGCCACAGATCATGATGACCGGACAGTTGAGTCCTGTCGTTGTCATGGACCGTTGAATCGAGTCCAGGAATTCGGTCATTAAGGGCATGAGTCTGGCATGAAGACACGCTGTTGCCGAGCGTTCGAGAACTCCGGAATGGGTGGAGACCAGATGTGAGCAGAAAACAGGCTTGGGGTCGATTAAACGGATAGCCTCCCTGACAACCAGCTCATGGGTCGGGTTTTTTATCGACATGGTGCCACAGACAGCATAGCTGTCCACTTCCGTGATGAGTCCCGGCAGGGTGTCGACCAACCGTTCAAGATCAAGGGGCTCATCTTCCTGGCCGGTTATGGTATGGCCGCCTTTGAGATAGATGTTGGCAACAACCGGCAATCTGAAAGGACGAACCGTGCCAAGTACAAACAGGGCAACTCTGGCCCCCCGGTTTTCAACCACAGCGTTGGTGGCCAGTGTTGTGGACACGGCAAGACAGGTAATCTCTGCAGTGTTTACCCCGGCTTGCAGCAGACCGGCCAGGGCTGTGCCGACACCGATGCTCAGATCGTGGCTGGTGGTCCGTTCTTTGCGCCAGGCAACCATTTCTTTGGTCTGATTGTTCAGGAGAACAGCATCTGTATACGTGCCGCCGGTATCAATGCCTATGGAGTATGTGCTCATAGAAGTAAGAGAATGCGTTTGAAAACACTTGGAGTAGGTATTGGTCTCGTGCCTGTACCCGTTGAAGCCCCTGGACAATCGTGGTCATTGGATCGCTGTTGGATACCACCGGCTCAATGGAAAAGCAAGCACAGTGTGTCTGACGTGGCCGGGTCGCAGTGTCCTCCGCTGTTGGCTGGCATGCTTTACAGCAGGTGACGCAGTGGCGTTAACAGCCACTTCAGTATTTTTTCCATCCTGGTGAGACGGATAGTGTGCTCAAGATCGACCCGGGTAGATTTTTTTAATTCTTCGTCGATTAAGTCACTTATCTGTGTACCAAAGGTGTGGTTGTCAATAATGACGTTTATTTCAAAGTTACGATAAAAACTCCGATAATCGAAATTCGCCGAGCCCAGGGTCACCCAGTGTTCATCAATAAGCATGACCTTGGCATGCAGGATGGTTCCCTGGCGGGTATAAATTTCGACACCGGCCTCGGACAGGGGTTCAAGATAGGCGAGGCTGAATTTCTGGACAATCGGTACATCACTGATCGAAGGCAGAATGACCTGTACCCTGGCACCGCGGTTGACCGCACGGAGCAGGGAGCGAACTATCCTCGGCCCTGGAAGAAAGTACGGCGTCATAATGCGGATTCTATGGACAGCTCCGGCCATGGCGAGACGAAAGGAGTTGCGGATAAGTGGTTGGGTGTGGTGAGGCGAGCCGTTGACAATGATGACGTTTGCGTCTCCGGCGGGATCGGGCGATGTGTGGACCGGCC
It includes:
- a CDS encoding acyl-CoA thioesterase: MTKIGRLDVVVEPAVIDANGHVNNVQYVQWIQDAALAHSAQLGWPYERYTSIGRTWIVRSHTIEYYHSAYVGDELTILTWVSSLHKIRSLRKYKFFRPADGSLLAVASTLFIFCDLQTGKPVSIPQEIQAVYTVLDVADEP
- a CDS encoding TlpA family protein disulfide reductase, with product MNNILIRTIVRLCLLLFLSTPVWAAQVGEPLIPFKGIDLNGESYDLQDSIGTKPIMLVFWTSWCQTCKSEVPKINALADKFQQRGMEFVAVNVGFNDTVERAQNFVRKTGMTYRAYFDGSGTIAGKYGLQGVPTIIIADRQGIIQFRNFFAPNIPDSSFVQLSAEK
- a CDS encoding cytochrome d ubiquinol oxidase subunit II, which produces MIEQLEYSTLQHLWWLLCSVTGALFLFLTFVQGGQSLLWQVAKNQTEKDLIINSLGRKWELTFTTLVVFGGCLFASFPKFYSTSFGGAYWVWILILFTFIIQAVSYEFRRKRWNIYGSLTYEGFLFINGTASLLLIGAAVGTFYTGANFTLDSNNFVTWTHPLRGLEAALSLSVASVFNIALGLFLVFNARTLGAMYLVNNLELGEVPEMEGRLRRASLQNFSVALALCLLIVVSLLFMRGYGIVDAKGTIEIVSFKFLRNLLANPWLLVMLVAGLGLLIVGVWKTAKTQQTGGIWYGGLGTVLIGLTVLLLPAYNNTSFYPSKVDLQSSLTIYNASSSPYTLKVMTYVALAIPFVLGYIIYVWWLLNREKVKIEDISDHAAY
- a CDS encoding TolC family protein, with translation MQRMVGVILVVFFSLTGTALAVKQPVVADLSTTKVLDLKTAQALALAGNPDMAAALTRIEQARARVQQAMAAWWPSLDVSASGSRQRLSDRAYDNNRLFARQLGMTVDQTDSIYQSGVEATWLLFDGFYRTFKEQQAQYDEQAADAGMIDSQRLLVAATAEAFLNAQLAQTFIDINRADETFYTQQLEDAQNRFKIGAGPWGDVLNIRVQVNSAKNSLIRSQREFEAAGYGLAALLGLPEATLPPQLRLAALDQGATPPAVTQSPEVLIQEALAKRPDVRRLEMVVKQTEASMGMSRAPLYPKVRLAGSVQGAREGSAGLSSHDFGSTVGMNMSWNLYAGGADKARMIEAEEAKREAVYTLAGVRNTVASEIRQELAMLAAADEQLRLQRETVKLVEENRDLARNEYEAGESPLIRLNEAQRDLVATHSRLAQALVACQLAEQRLAAVTGRNLEEFARSSRAGNDEDR
- a CDS encoding hydantoinase/oxoprolinase N-terminal domain-containing protein — its product is MSTYSIGIDTGGTYTDAVLLNNQTKEMVAWRKERTTSHDLSIGVGTALAGLLQAGVNTAEITCLAVSTTLATNAVVENRGARVALFVLGTVRPFRLPVVANIYLKGGHTITGQEDEPLDLERLVDTLPGLITEVDSYAVCGTMSIKNPTHELVVREAIRLIDPKPVFCSHLVSTHSGVLERSATACLHARLMPLMTEFLDSIQRSMTTTGLNCPVIMICGNGKGEALEHIADRAAITMASGPAATACFGTTSGLRSALVVDVGGTTTDVCLIKDGQPLLSKDGCTIGQWQTHVEAVDMYTAGIGGDTHVLCGPDRTVSLTTTRVHPLAMTMDLPDPGQWLTGGDDTLVLPVKGLSRELIAQDVLLSFLATHGPATPRTLADQTGIRGILLEKRLERLLFLQHITVAGFTPTDALHALGLLQIGNAGVSRQAARLLGGTVGTDTTDFCRRVIEKTETAIEKAILTYLARSIWVEGNSAHFLNRLDNDLFSVRFELKLPIIAIGAAARCFLPNVAARLGTTATFPKHYEVGNAIGAALIGSAESVQA
- a CDS encoding cytochrome c biogenesis protein CcdA, encoding MDILIGQFDTYLQSSLLISLFLAFAGGILASLTPCIYPMIPITAGIIGHANVGGSKWRGFSLSLIYVAGMACTYAALGIFAAATGSFFGSINTNPWTFLIVGNVILFFGLVMLDAVQLPTLPGSLLSKRIGFVGLFIAGMSSALVAGPCTTPILGSLLIYTASSQSMLTGGLLLFVFSLGMGVLLVGVGTFSSFLTSLPRSGSWMVTIKKTIGIGMLVIAQYFFIKAGALFL
- a CDS encoding DUF4492 domain-containing protein — encoded protein: MTQSSPPRFRFLYRIYRFYRDGFSEMTVGYTLWKIIFLKLFILFAVFKVFFFPDFLAVNFATDAQRADHVLEQLTREVLGSTNLGKGEAP
- a CDS encoding cytochrome ubiquinol oxidase subunit I, producing the protein MIENLDLGMVNWARAQFALTAMYHWLFVPLTLGLSWIIAFYHTIYVKTGSEDWKRLTRFWMKLFGINFAIGVATGIILEFEFGTNWSNYSWMVGDIFGAPLALEGIFAFFLEATFFAVMFFGWNRVSKGFHLFSTWMVALGSSLSAVWILVANAWMQYPIGQAFNPDTARFEMQNFFEVAFSPYAVNKFTHATSSSMIVGALFVVSISSWYLLRGRHVLMARRSIMVAATLGLLASIFTIFNGDESAYEIAQVQPMKLAAFEGLYEGETNAGVVAIGLINTAKKVYDNQDPFIGFNLHIPGILSLMANRSFNSYVPGMKDLVYGNTEHNILGTAQKMELGKQAVASLDAYKQARKADDTAAAEVHLAAFNENKEFLGYGYLKKPEEAVPPVALSFNAFHIMVGLGTLFPLLFIGFLYYSFKKTLAEKKWLLGLGTITYILGLIASQSGWVVAEVGRQPWAIQGLLPVTVARTNLSVGTVQTTFAMFLVLFTLLLVAEIAIMVKQVNIGPEED